The following coding sequences lie in one Candidatus Curtissbacteria bacterium genomic window:
- a CDS encoding glycosyltransferase family 39 protein, which yields MVKAFLFITILFHFVFLTQTRFTLWPEMVVYPYLFNQGFELYTEIINPYTPLLIWGLGSFSQIFGYSPMPFQILTWLIILSIDLLIFRISKNLFKNSSKALLSTAFFAILSIPFYVNGLWFDLVQTPLVLLAFYNFYKYYAKPSEIKALVISSIFLAIAIFIKQQAAWLVIWFGVIILVKERKHSEKLKKISVLILTPAIFLIAFLLLFYLQNNLDGFASWSLLFPIFQAPKMPGYVLLPDHQQLLMLLFLFFIFIPTLFSKIRLITLTALLLTVFAYPRFDYFHLIPSLAILSLSFGELVAIRKSRANIFLLIGLIFLSAATLRYLKSNWTQEVRFFEKNITDTAIILSQKTKQQEKIYIQNGPDQLLPLSGRIPTKPWADEFPWYLELEGQQEKISASLEKEKPEYVVSKPYDTGSIYQLGAYKPSLIKMYIDANYEFKEKISTDLMLLKRK from the coding sequence ATGGTCAAAGCTTTTCTGTTCATCACCATACTCTTTCATTTTGTTTTTCTAACCCAAACGAGGTTCACTCTGTGGCCAGAAATGGTCGTCTATCCTTATTTATTTAACCAGGGCTTCGAGCTTTACACAGAAATTATCAATCCTTACACGCCACTTTTAATCTGGGGCCTTGGTAGCTTTTCGCAGATATTCGGGTACTCTCCGATGCCATTTCAGATCTTAACCTGGTTAATCATTCTCTCTATCGACTTGTTAATTTTTAGAATCTCAAAAAATCTCTTCAAAAACTCAAGTAAAGCTTTGTTATCCACTGCCTTTTTTGCAATCTTGTCTATTCCTTTTTACGTAAACGGACTCTGGTTCGATCTAGTTCAAACGCCTCTCGTGCTATTGGCCTTTTACAATTTCTATAAATATTACGCTAAACCATCAGAAATTAAAGCTCTAGTAATCTCATCAATATTTTTGGCGATTGCCATTTTTATTAAGCAGCAAGCGGCGTGGCTTGTTATCTGGTTTGGCGTAATAATTCTGGTAAAGGAACGTAAACACTCGGAAAAACTTAAAAAGATTAGTGTATTGATTTTGACACCGGCAATTTTTCTTATTGCTTTTTTATTATTGTTTTATCTTCAGAATAATCTAGACGGATTCGCCAGTTGGTCTTTGCTATTCCCGATTTTTCAAGCACCAAAAATGCCAGGGTACGTTCTACTTCCTGACCATCAACAATTACTAATGCTCTTATTTCTTTTTTTTATTTTTATACCAACTTTATTCTCAAAAATCAGATTAATAACACTAACGGCATTACTACTGACCGTCTTTGCTTACCCAAGATTTGATTACTTCCACCTGATCCCATCACTCGCCATCCTATCCTTGTCGTTTGGTGAACTTGTAGCTATCAGGAAAAGCCGAGCGAATATATTTTTACTAATCGGCCTTATTTTTTTGTCGGCCGCAACTCTTAGGTATTTAAAAAGTAATTGGACACAAGAAGTCCGTTTTTTTGAAAAAAATATCACTGACACCGCGATAATCTTAAGCCAAAAAACGAAACAACAAGAAAAAATATATATCCAAAACGGTCCAGACCAGCTTCTCCCCTTGTCCGGCCGTATTCCCACAAAACCATGGGCGGACGAATTTCCCTGGTACCTTGAACTTGAAGGCCAACAAGAAAAAATATCAGCGTCACTAGAGAAAGAAAAACCCGAGTATGTAGTTTCAAAGCCATACGACACTGGCAGCATTTATCAGCTAGGGGCCTACAAACCAAGCCTAATAAAAATGTACATCGACGCAAACTACGAGTTCAAAGAAAAAATTTCAACGGATCTGATGCTCTTAAAAAGAAAATGA
- a CDS encoding glycosyltransferase family 4 protein has translation MHNIAILSFYSGVVERGVETFAFEIALRLSKKHQVTVFQGGNPKPFQKFKTTQIKANAKIPNAKRGVLGKFYLDYQSLKVLVFSARAIPLFLKGKYDFVICLNGGWQTAIFKIASKLTSTKVIIPGEAGIGSDDAWNILFHPDCFVALTMSQYDWAKKLSPEVNVTLIPNGVDLSKFNPKVRPRKINLPRPIVICTSALDPHKRVDQTIKAVAQAKLSLLLLGDGQARGAIDSLGKRLLGKNYLRLKVPYSEIPAYYRAANVFTLASETEAFGIAYIEAMACNLPVVTTSDDSRAEIIGRAGILTDVSDIKQYAKDLVIATKSNYRNIPYDQSLKFSWNKVAQKYSNLLANFQK, from the coding sequence ATGCATAACATCGCTATCTTAAGTTTTTACTCGGGAGTGGTCGAAAGGGGCGTAGAAACTTTCGCATTCGAAATCGCACTAAGGCTATCGAAAAAGCATCAAGTAACCGTGTTTCAAGGCGGAAATCCTAAGCCTTTCCAAAAGTTTAAAACGACCCAGATTAAAGCCAATGCCAAAATCCCAAATGCCAAAAGGGGGGTGTTGGGGAAATTTTACCTAGATTATCAATCTCTCAAAGTCCTCGTCTTTTCGGCAAGAGCAATTCCCCTTTTTCTAAAGGGCAAATACGATTTTGTAATTTGTTTGAATGGGGGATGGCAAACGGCGATTTTTAAAATTGCCTCTAAACTTACATCCACGAAGGTGATAATCCCCGGCGAAGCGGGGATAGGATCAGATGACGCCTGGAACATTCTGTTTCACCCTGACTGTTTTGTTGCCCTCACAATGTCGCAATATGATTGGGCTAAAAAACTTAGTCCAGAAGTAAACGTAACATTAATTCCAAATGGCGTCGATCTTTCGAAGTTCAATCCCAAAGTGCGTCCAAGAAAAATAAATTTACCCAGGCCGATTGTTATTTGCACATCTGCATTGGATCCTCACAAAAGAGTGGATCAAACGATAAAAGCAGTCGCCCAGGCAAAGTTAAGCCTTCTGCTTTTGGGTGATGGCCAGGCGAGGGGTGCAATAGACAGTCTAGGCAAAAGGCTTCTCGGGAAAAATTACCTACGGCTTAAGGTTCCTTACAGTGAAATTCCTGCTTATTATCGCGCGGCAAACGTCTTTACTCTCGCATCCGAAACTGAGGCGTTCGGTATCGCGTACATAGAAGCAATGGCTTGTAATCTTCCCGTCGTCACAACTAGTGATGATTCTCGTGCGGAAATAATAGGCAGGGCGGGAATCCTAACCGACGTAAGCGACATAAAACAATACGCCAAGGATTTGGTAATTGCGACAAAAAGCAACTATCGAAATATCCCTTACGACCAATCCTTAAAATTCAGCTGGAATAAAGTTGCCCAGAAATATTCAAACCTTCTTGCGAACTTCCAGAAATGA
- a CDS encoding class I SAM-dependent methyltransferase: MMIPFYESLRPLILPLSQIDSLLPKQGTIVELGCGQAVIAIYLAKNKKRKVIGVDQDTSRLPKNSTKNLKFINADIRTYKLEKADGVVISDVLHHISSKDQEKILQNIANSLRKGKILIIKEIDTEEKVRSKLSRLWDFILYPRDHIDYWSSSALKSQLERLGFRVEIKRTIRPFPASTTLFICIKM, encoded by the coding sequence ATGATGATTCCATTCTATGAATCATTAAGGCCACTCATCCTGCCTTTAAGTCAGATAGACAGCCTTCTGCCAAAGCAAGGAACAATCGTTGAGCTTGGATGTGGTCAAGCAGTAATTGCAATCTATCTGGCAAAAAACAAAAAAAGAAAAGTAATTGGAGTCGACCAAGACACTTCGAGGCTTCCAAAAAATTCCACAAAAAATCTAAAGTTTATAAATGCCGATATCAGAACTTACAAATTGGAAAAAGCGGACGGGGTAGTAATATCAGATGTCCTTCATCATATCAGTTCAAAAGACCAAGAAAAAATCCTCCAAAACATTGCAAATTCTTTAAGAAAGGGCAAGATATTGATTATAAAAGAGATCGACACGGAAGAGAAAGTTAGAAGCAAGTTATCACGTCTCTGGGATTTTATCCTTTACCCTAGGGACCACATCGACTACTGGAGCTCGAGCGCCCTTAAGTCTCAGCTTGAGCGGTTAGGCTTCAGGGTTGAAATAAAAAGAACTATAAGACCGTTTCCGGCGTCAACCACCCTATTTATTTGTATAAAAATGTAA
- a CDS encoding YfhO family protein, with protein sequence MKLETPLFKIILITIIIFAPFLFRPELVTAKDNDLGRSSVPTFSFIKRSVVEDQQIPLWRPLQLMGETFVGSPISSLFYPANLIFIAFETNLASILYLMLHIVLAGTSTFLLARSLKLSEESSLLSAFIYAFSIKLLTHTAAGHITMVAAFSYFPLVMLSVKKLTEKPNFNWFLIGSLSGSFMYMTFPTIFYYTAIFIGVYTSYEAFLVHSKKRTNLVTPLLMLVVALLISAISLLPHMEFGPFSTRSSLTITDVAQPLWNFKKFISSLIFPYTDLGSFDHEELLYFGFVPITLATLGFYFLRGAHKLALTVFGLVSLLFAAGLSTPFFSIAYSLLPFLNYSRMTTRFWFIPTLAVSLLAAYGLDKIKNKKIAYLAITLFLAESLFISYQMLSSIPNLNSENSDLYRFLVQNSSNSRTYCTSGCFNPQYLEKNKILILNGENPIQQASFIDFLQKAGGYTHSEFAVIFPPYQVWQRQNPAQPNAELLGRAGVQFVASTYDLNSADLRFIDKFENVLLYENTKFKPVARFTDSNEKVVIRRFASNIIDLEFKPRPSDRELEIAQNYYPGWVAYSANGKADVQESDGVFQKVKVPANSQSIEVKYEPRSFKIGAIVTALTLLGFLFYFWHIRFKSRRI encoded by the coding sequence ATGAAATTAGAAACTCCTTTGTTTAAAATAATTCTAATAACCATAATCATTTTTGCCCCCTTTCTTTTTAGGCCCGAGTTAGTAACAGCAAAAGATAACGACTTAGGAAGAAGTTCCGTTCCGACCTTTTCGTTTATCAAAAGGTCAGTAGTCGAAGACCAACAAATCCCACTCTGGCGACCCTTACAGCTTATGGGCGAAACTTTTGTTGGCAGCCCAATTTCATCTCTTTTTTATCCAGCGAATTTAATATTTATTGCTTTCGAGACAAATCTTGCTTCCATATTATATCTAATGCTTCACATCGTCTTGGCGGGTACCTCCACATTCCTTCTTGCCAGGTCGCTAAAATTGTCGGAAGAATCGTCATTGCTGTCAGCTTTCATTTATGCGTTTTCCATAAAACTGTTAACCCATACCGCGGCTGGCCACATAACAATGGTCGCGGCGTTTTCATACTTTCCATTGGTAATGCTTAGCGTCAAAAAGTTAACTGAGAAACCAAATTTCAACTGGTTTTTAATCGGTTCTTTGAGTGGATCGTTTATGTACATGACCTTCCCCACAATTTTTTATTACACCGCTATTTTTATCGGTGTATACACTTCCTATGAAGCATTTCTAGTTCACAGCAAAAAGCGCACGAATCTAGTAACCCCTCTTCTCATGCTTGTAGTTGCTCTTCTTATTTCTGCAATATCCCTCCTGCCCCACATGGAATTTGGCCCTTTTTCAACCAGGAGCAGCTTAACAATCACAGACGTTGCTCAACCACTTTGGAACTTTAAAAAATTTATTTCCAGTTTAATTTTTCCCTATACCGATCTCGGCTCTTTTGACCACGAAGAATTGCTTTATTTTGGATTTGTTCCAATAACACTCGCGACGCTTGGATTCTACTTTTTAAGAGGCGCCCACAAACTCGCCCTAACCGTCTTTGGTCTGGTCTCGCTGTTGTTCGCGGCGGGCCTTTCCACGCCGTTTTTTTCAATTGCCTATAGTCTCTTGCCGTTTCTAAATTATTCTCGGATGACTACACGTTTTTGGTTTATTCCCACTTTGGCCGTCAGTCTTCTTGCTGCCTACGGCCTTGACAAGATAAAAAACAAAAAGATTGCATACTTGGCAATTACCTTATTTTTAGCTGAAAGCCTTTTTATTTCTTATCAAATGCTAAGTTCCATACCAAACCTAAATTCAGAGAACTCAGATTTATACAGGTTTCTGGTCCAAAATTCCAGTAATTCACGAACTTACTGCACATCAGGCTGTTTCAATCCTCAATACTTAGAAAAAAACAAAATATTGATTTTAAACGGAGAAAACCCAATTCAACAAGCAAGCTTTATCGATTTTCTTCAAAAGGCAGGAGGATATACACATAGTGAATTCGCAGTTATTTTCCCTCCCTATCAGGTATGGCAGCGGCAAAACCCCGCACAACCTAACGCCGAGTTGCTCGGCAGAGCCGGAGTGCAGTTTGTTGCTTCGACTTACGACCTTAACTCCGCCGATCTACGTTTCATAGACAAATTCGAAAATGTCTTGCTCTACGAGAACACAAAATTCAAGCCGGTTGCAAGGTTTACTGATTCGAATGAAAAAGTCGTAATCCGAAGATTCGCTTCAAACATAATAGATTTGGAATTCAAGCCCAGACCGTCTGATAGAGAACTTGAAATTGCTCAGAATTACTATCCCGGATGGGTTGCTTATTCGGCAAATGGAAAAGCAGATGTACAAGAGTCTGATGGTGTGTTTCAAAAAGTAAAGGTTCCAGCAAATTCTCAAAGTATTGAAGTAAAATATGAGCCCCGCAGCTTCAAGATAGGTGCTATAGTAACGGCACTTACGCTTCTTGGTTTCCTCTTCTACTTCTGGCATATACGCTTCAAGTCTCGTAGAATCTGA
- a CDS encoding glycosyltransferase family 39 protein, with translation MANRKVTLDVKRNLAVILLLVFATAQFILILRHKNPYVSDSYFYKHTYYQLKGLSYDEAQAKIISEVDLIAADEITRNFFQNKETYANSYSFFQKRPFYPLTAYLASLFNLNDYLSFQIPVFTAYILSVILVFRLSKEGLGYFFAIISTALFVSFYPFLDSSTYFLTDTIGFAFWLSQIFTIYNYIKSKKSKWLIFFFISLSISLLNREQSVLMAPLLMSALVLQKLLLLKGASQIKKLLFVSFIPIILFITVSFMLKLPNIYDTISYTQNNYGLRSNKFTAEETFRYMANAIKISHYVFIRDIVSHHWWLLLSALAAVSALRSLVKGKRNNLDILIVSSALASYLAIFIYPVLSYRYFLPIVFAVSYFSVKILRDYNKEVMSKNK, from the coding sequence ATGGCAAACAGAAAGGTAACCCTCGACGTTAAAAGAAATTTAGCAGTCATACTGCTTTTAGTTTTCGCAACTGCCCAATTCATTTTAATCCTGCGCCACAAAAATCCATACGTTTCAGACAGTTATTTTTATAAGCATACATACTATCAACTTAAAGGTTTAAGCTACGACGAGGCCCAAGCAAAAATCATTAGCGAAGTAGACCTGATAGCAGCGGACGAAATTACCAGAAATTTTTTTCAAAACAAGGAAACTTACGCTAATTCGTATTCATTTTTCCAAAAAAGACCCTTTTACCCTCTTACCGCGTATTTGGCAAGCCTATTTAATCTCAACGATTATTTATCTTTTCAAATACCCGTATTTACCGCTTATATCTTAAGCGTTATTCTTGTGTTCCGCCTGTCAAAAGAAGGACTGGGCTACTTTTTTGCTATCATTTCAACTGCACTTTTTGTTTCTTTCTATCCGTTTCTTGACAGTTCAACTTATTTTTTAACAGACACAATCGGTTTTGCCTTTTGGTTAAGCCAGATATTCACGATTTACAATTACATCAAAAGTAAAAAGAGCAAATGGCTTATATTCTTCTTTATCTCTCTCTCAATCTCCCTCTTAAACAGAGAGCAAAGCGTTCTCATGGCGCCACTACTTATGAGCGCTTTAGTCCTTCAAAAACTCCTCTTACTAAAAGGCGCGAGTCAAATTAAAAAATTGCTCTTTGTTTCCTTCATCCCAATAATCTTATTCATCACTGTCTCCTTTATGTTAAAACTCCCAAATATATACGACACCATCAGCTACACTCAAAATAATTACGGCTTGCGTTCAAACAAATTTACAGCGGAAGAAACTTTTAGGTATATGGCAAACGCGATTAAGATATCACATTATGTTTTTATAAGAGACATCGTCAGTCACCACTGGTGGTTACTCTTGTCCGCGCTGGCAGCAGTTAGTGCTTTGAGGTCTTTGGTAAAAGGGAAAAGAAATAATTTGGACATCCTTATTGTAAGCTCGGCCCTAGCTTCGTATCTGGCTATTTTTATCTATCCCGTTTTAAGTTACAGATATTTCTTGCCAATAGTTTTCGCTGTTTCATACTTCAGCGTAAAAATACTCCGAGATTATAATAAGGAAGTTATGTCAAAAAACAAATGA
- a CDS encoding acyltransferase, with product MKAREELGTKKILEFAFFSFLQLIYCLLFLPPLKKISLELLGARIGQGTVIMNAKFFNLHHNGLKGFKTGRDCFIADDVLIDLYDNVTLEDQVTLAQRVTVLTHLNVGYKDHPLQKYFPKRSEPVVFKNGCVVGASSTILSGVTIGEKSFVAAASLVTENVPPNTLVGGVPAKIIRKIK from the coding sequence ATGAAAGCCAGGGAAGAGCTAGGCACTAAAAAAATTCTAGAGTTTGCGTTTTTTTCCTTTCTCCAACTGATTTATTGCCTCCTGTTTTTACCGCCTTTAAAAAAGATTTCCCTGGAGCTTTTGGGCGCCCGAATAGGGCAGGGGACAGTCATCATGAATGCCAAATTTTTCAACTTGCACCACAATGGACTTAAAGGGTTCAAAACGGGAAGAGATTGTTTTATTGCCGATGATGTCCTTATCGATCTTTACGACAACGTAACTCTCGAAGACCAAGTAACTCTGGCACAAAGAGTAACTGTGCTTACACATCTAAATGTGGGGTACAAAGATCATCCGCTTCAAAAGTATTTCCCGAAAAGATCAGAACCTGTAGTCTTTAAAAACGGTTGTGTAGTTGGCGCAAGTTCAACAATTCTCAGTGGCGTGACAATTGGAGAAAAATCCTTTGTTGCTGCCGCAAGCCTTGTAACAGAAAATGTGCCACCAAATACATTAGTTGGCGGAGTACCCGCGAAAATAATTAGGAAAATTAAATGA
- a CDS encoding glycosyltransferase, translated as MIDLTIHCVVKNEERWIWYALSSVKDIAKQIIIYDTGSSDKTVEIIRTIKSNKIKFEEKGEVDAAGLTKLRQEQLEKTKTEWFLLLDGDEIWPKVTISELATVIKRSKPHVWAGVIRAWNPVGDVYHYHPESIRYHWPFAPKNYVGWANLRLIRTKVPGLHVEGDYPLEAYKDKTKTPIQNYGKKHLVFFKNRYFHTTYLIRSSTRQVDKGVLNRAKKGKLEYGLKFSKDFKYPETFYEKRPSTVGDPWEKRSALENTLALAQFPLREARRRVLDLYNPKPR; from the coding sequence ATGATAGATCTTACCATTCACTGCGTCGTCAAAAACGAAGAAAGATGGATTTGGTACGCCCTCTCTTCCGTAAAGGACATCGCAAAGCAAATCATAATTTATGATACCGGGTCTTCCGACAAAACAGTAGAAATTATAAGAACAATTAAAAGCAACAAAATAAAGTTCGAAGAGAAGGGAGAAGTAGACGCTGCGGGGCTTACAAAATTAAGGCAAGAACAGCTGGAAAAAACGAAAACGGAGTGGTTTTTGCTGCTAGACGGCGATGAAATTTGGCCGAAAGTTACCATAAGTGAACTCGCGACTGTCATAAAAAGATCAAAACCCCACGTTTGGGCTGGTGTAATAAGAGCATGGAACCCAGTCGGAGACGTATATCACTACCACCCAGAGTCAATCAGGTACCACTGGCCCTTTGCGCCCAAAAATTACGTCGGATGGGCAAATCTGCGCTTGATTAGAACGAAAGTTCCAGGTCTCCACGTAGAAGGCGATTATCCTCTCGAAGCATACAAAGACAAGACAAAAACGCCAATCCAAAACTACGGCAAAAAACATTTAGTATTCTTTAAAAATCGGTATTTCCACACGACTTACTTAATAAGATCATCAACTCGACAGGTAGACAAAGGAGTTCTCAATAGGGCGAAAAAAGGAAAACTGGAGTACGGGTTAAAATTCTCAAAAGATTTTAAATATCCTGAAACTTTTTACGAGAAAAGGCCAAGCACTGTAGGGGACCCTTGGGAGAAAAGATCTGCCTTAGAAAACACGCTTGCTCTCGCTCAGTTCCCACTCCGAGAAGCAAGAAGAAGAGTTCTCGACCTTTATAACCCCAAGCCTCGCTGA
- a CDS encoding DUF2142 domain-containing protein codes for MNGLLKLLIAAALLNSLSWIILTPVWQYPDEQAHFSQVQDMAEIGYVPTSLNTSQEVSLSEQILETERNNLGNNKFTYHPEYKINYGNGWYGPRERELAQLQESERTNFVKNEATQNPPFYYTLASIFYNIFDGGSILNRVYAVRFMSALLFVANIYVAAKIGNIVFPKEKILAFTIPTLVAFKPMLVHASTGVLPDTLTNLLFSAVLLVCLKIMTVGLKTKFLLIGIVLITAGVFTRQQFLLAVPILAISAAFSVWKKKKVLSLTIASILIIAICLLEAGYRFASTPFISYFRIPELSLIKVESLASESIIDYLKWSIRQTIAQTLPWYWGVYKWLSLTVPHLNYQIINRIIIVSVVGVLLRYFLAFRNRKFTQQDVLLTFLIIASLVYFALFLVWDYFFVQTHNFPFGFQGRYFFPLVVAHITILLLGLMEIARLILKDRAWLLAPLLVAAMIIFNWVSLFTVASSYYGTSNLNLFIDQASQYKPEIVKGNAILLILLLSIVSQIILVLNFSKFTLKHPKWQTER; via the coding sequence TATCGCGGCTGCTCTTTTAAACTCTTTGTCGTGGATTATTTTAACTCCCGTTTGGCAATACCCGGATGAACAAGCGCATTTTTCTCAAGTACAGGATATGGCGGAAATTGGATATGTACCAACAAGCCTAAACACGTCCCAAGAAGTTTCCCTCTCTGAACAAATACTTGAAACCGAAAGAAACAACCTTGGAAACAACAAATTCACGTATCACCCGGAATATAAAATTAATTATGGCAACGGTTGGTATGGCCCCAGAGAACGGGAGCTTGCGCAATTACAAGAGTCAGAGCGCACAAACTTTGTAAAAAATGAAGCAACTCAAAACCCTCCTTTTTACTACACGCTCGCATCTATTTTTTATAACATCTTTGACGGTGGCAGTATCCTCAATCGCGTGTACGCGGTAAGGTTTATGTCTGCATTACTTTTTGTCGCAAATATTTATGTCGCGGCAAAAATTGGAAACATTGTCTTCCCTAAAGAGAAAATTTTAGCTTTCACAATTCCCACGCTTGTTGCTTTCAAGCCAATGCTTGTCCATGCGTCAACCGGAGTACTTCCCGACACGCTCACGAATCTCCTATTCAGCGCAGTACTGCTCGTTTGTTTAAAGATCATGACAGTTGGATTAAAAACAAAGTTCCTCCTTATAGGGATTGTGCTCATAACAGCAGGAGTTTTTACTAGGCAGCAATTTCTTCTCGCAGTTCCAATTTTGGCAATAAGCGCCGCATTTAGCGTTTGGAAAAAGAAGAAGGTTCTTTCCTTGACAATCGCCTCAATTCTAATTATTGCAATTTGCCTTCTTGAAGCAGGTTACAGGTTTGCGTCAACCCCTTTTATTTCTTATTTTCGAATCCCGGAATTAAGTCTTATCAAAGTAGAATCTCTCGCAAGCGAATCAATTATCGATTATTTGAAATGGTCAATAAGGCAAACCATAGCTCAAACTCTGCCTTGGTATTGGGGAGTCTACAAATGGCTGTCTTTAACAGTGCCGCATTTAAATTATCAAATTATAAATAGAATCATAATAGTCTCAGTCGTAGGAGTACTTCTAAGGTATTTCTTAGCCTTCCGTAACCGAAAATTTACCCAACAAGACGTATTGTTGACGTTTTTGATTATCGCAAGCCTTGTTTACTTTGCCCTCTTTTTAGTCTGGGATTACTTTTTCGTTCAAACTCACAATTTCCCATTTGGTTTTCAGGGAAGATATTTTTTTCCGCTCGTAGTTGCACATATAACGATTCTATTGCTTGGGCTTATGGAAATTGCCCGATTAATTTTAAAAGACAGGGCGTGGCTTTTGGCACCTTTACTTGTCGCGGCGATGATTATTTTTAATTGGGTTTCTCTGTTTACCGTTGCTTCCTCATACTACGGCACATCAAATCTTAACCTTTTTATAGATCAGGCCAGTCAGTACAAACCCGAAATCGTAAAGGGTAATGCAATCCTTCTTATACTGCTGCTATCAATTGTGTCCCAAATAATCCTCGTTTTAAATTTTTCTAAATTTACTCTCAAGCATCCTAAATGGCAAACAGAAAGGTAA
- a CDS encoding oligosaccharide flippase family protein has product MLTKFKNLLFTKTGKDTGIVLAGTVINVIAGGLFFVIAPRLLGPGDFGIFSTVVGTCLLAVSISSFGIDTGILKFATRTSPNAPFILSVALKSYLVIGATVAIVGVSVAPLIANLLGEPHITPYLRIGFAGVIFILLTNFFVAALQARQEFFKASLITISANLSRLLVLAIGAYFFMINLYFLTALYFFITVISIIVGKSQLSFSIKKFDKNIASGFFKYNSWIGASMAIASIPLDNYFLLKFAGPTETGLYAAPYKLLTVAYQFGGNYTSVLASRFASMQSKEGVIIFSKKAAILIALFSIGVLGLAILAKPLILVVFGNNYAGSVRVFQILSIGFIFFFASIIPSSIILYYLGKSNISFRITALRVGVFICALMFLVPKYKAIGGAWAFTLSEAIVFLTLCLYLIINLAKRK; this is encoded by the coding sequence ATGCTGACAAAGTTTAAAAACCTTCTTTTCACAAAAACCGGCAAAGATACAGGCATAGTGTTAGCAGGAACAGTAATAAATGTTATCGCCGGAGGTTTATTCTTTGTGATTGCCCCTAGACTCCTTGGCCCGGGAGATTTCGGAATATTTTCAACTGTAGTCGGAACTTGCTTGCTCGCAGTTTCAATTTCAAGCTTTGGAATAGACACCGGCATATTAAAATTTGCTACCCGAACATCACCGAATGCGCCTTTCATCTTATCCGTTGCTCTGAAATCATATTTAGTTATCGGAGCGACAGTCGCGATCGTCGGGGTGTCTGTTGCGCCATTAATTGCGAACCTACTTGGAGAGCCACACATTACCCCTTACCTAAGAATTGGTTTTGCGGGAGTTATTTTTATTCTCCTTACTAATTTTTTTGTGGCGGCACTTCAGGCAAGACAAGAGTTTTTTAAAGCCTCGCTGATCACAATCAGCGCGAATCTGTCTAGGCTACTCGTTCTCGCAATAGGTGCTTACTTCTTCATGATCAATCTTTATTTTTTAACAGCACTTTATTTTTTTATCACCGTAATCTCGATTATTGTCGGCAAAAGCCAACTTTCTTTTAGTATTAAAAAATTCGACAAAAATATCGCTTCTGGTTTTTTTAAATACAATTCTTGGATTGGGGCCTCGATGGCAATCGCATCCATTCCGCTGGACAACTATTTTCTATTGAAATTTGCTGGTCCCACCGAGACAGGCCTTTACGCCGCGCCTTACAAACTCTTAACCGTCGCTTATCAGTTCGGAGGCAACTACACCAGTGTTTTAGCGTCGCGATTCGCGAGCATGCAAAGCAAAGAAGGCGTAATCATTTTTTCTAAAAAAGCAGCCATATTAATTGCTCTCTTTTCAATAGGGGTTCTCGGTTTGGCAATTTTGGCAAAGCCACTGATTCTGGTAGTATTTGGAAATAATTACGCGGGGTCAGTTAGAGTCTTTCAGATTTTATCAATCGGATTTATTTTTTTCTTCGCGTCTATCATTCCAAGTTCTATAATCCTTTACTATTTGGGCAAATCTAATATTTCATTCAGAATAACCGCACTTAGAGTCGGCGTTTTTATTTGCGCGCTCATGTTTTTGGTACCCAAATATAAGGCGATCGGAGGCGCTTGGGCTTTTACATTAAGCGAGGCCATAGTTTTCCTAACACTTTGTCTTTATCTTATTATCAATTTAGCTAAGCGTAAATGA